From the Saccharomycodes ludwigii strain NBRC 1722 chromosome I, whole genome shotgun sequence genome, one window contains:
- a CDS encoding uncharacterized protein (similar to Saccharomyces cerevisiae YGL071W | AFT1 | Activator of Ferrous Transport (paralog of YPL202C | AFT2)) yields MERNIYYNNNNNNTPNINANNNNNNNNNNNNNSSDRDGKLLPNQGISDPQGQKNLQLNNQFSYLSFLENTTDFNSDLSNDASQINNNSLNNVNDIHNNNPHFSWNNNSTPSLSTVFHSNTPVASLEQLLSERNSISALTAGSGGSAVSTPTGHTMRMSNVDSTGSNKIEDINNRDLSSISNTPILPFSVSPSVSVNNNNSVSNTTTNSTPNSSSIATEIASPSPQQEKSHNNQLSDMAIESIRRQKNQNSQIHLDPIPDFKDRKDIKPWLQKIFYPLGIEIVIERSDSGKVIFKCKASKRKDIEEHKKLHNISDYINGDTNTNKAGFDCESEPVCNGGSTRNAHQKKKKRVVSPYNVCPFRIRTSFSVRRKKWSIVVVNNSHSHPLKFNSDSDDYKKFKLYLKESEDWEAVKKFDELEYRSKFNLPIQLNTIPCECGLTEEVSSFDIVLPATLANSMKTFSSLRKVHNSNNNDSNIHANINGHISNINAIQNADEQKSDKSVNKKKQRKQQRKKTRINKKQLTKQLLSKNDNCNNVNVANNTIDDYYNSYSSNNEIDFTELFLKSHFRTHSKLLNNADTDTTTITNTNSSINKNTDINTILAENGIPHLKQQVSSYPHTVDHLSFGEAYDNNSNTEHLKELVDSQNSNSINNSIINNNDNNNISNDNNDSNNSNNNHNVGDVLINGLNEMKILDDDKLLTFESTNIQSNSMIDTKQTNISEFFSTKLSTSNNPDNIGINTNHNIDALDRNQQLHEQEYNINNEVLNASHSMLQAFSTSVLPAAPASVSNDNNINTNTKNTTRDNNENDSILQDKNENYLHLGFL; encoded by the coding sequence ATGGAAAGGAATATATactataacaataataacaataatactcCCAACATTAATgctaacaataacaacaataacaataacaacaacaacaacaatagcaGCGATAGAGATGGGAAATTACTTCCTAATCAAGGGATTTCAGATCCGCAAGGTCAAAAAAATCTCCAGCTTAATAACCAGTTTAGTTACCTTTCTTTCCTTGAAAACACAACTGATTTTAATAGCGATTTAAGCAATGATGCGAgccaaataaataataattcgtTAAACAATGTAAAtgatattcataataataacccTCATTTTTCATggaataataattctaccCCATCCTTATCGACAGTATTTCATAGTAACACACCGGTAGCTTCGCTGGAACAATTATTGTCTGAACGCAACTCCATTTCTGCTCTGACAGCGGGCTCAGGTGGCTCGGCTGTATCTACACCAACAGGTCATACAATGCGAATGAGTAATGTCGATAGTACCGGTTCTAACAAAATTGAAGATATTAACAATAGAGATCTATCCTCTATTTCCAACACGCCTATTCTTCCATTTTCGGTATCACCATCTGTTTCTgtcaacaacaataacagtgTGAGTAACACAACCACTAATTCTACTCCTAACTCGTCCTCGATTGCTACTGAAATTGCTTCTCCGTCACCACAACAGGAAAAATCTCACAATAATCAGTTGTCTGATATGGCCATTGAGAGCATCAGGAGACAGAAAAATCAGAATAGTCAAATTCATTTGGATCCAATCCCAGATTTTAAGGATAGGAAAGACATTAAGCCTTggttacaaaaaatattttatcctTTGGGTATTGAAATTGTAATTGAAAGAAGCGATTCAGGAAaagttatatttaaatgtaAAGCATCTAAAAGGAAGGATATCGAAGAGCATAAAAAGTTGCATAATATTTCTGATTATATTAACGGTGACACAAACACTAATAAAGCTGGTTTTGACTGTGAAAGCGAGCCTGTGTGCAACGGTGGCAGCACCCGTAATGcccatcaaaaaaaaaagaaaagagtaGTTAGTCCATATAATGTATGTCCATTTAGAATTAGAACCTCTTTTAGTGTgcgaagaaaaaaatggagTATTGTTGTAGTAAATAACTCACATTCACACCCACTAAAATTTAATTCTGATAGTgatgattataaaaaattcaagTTATATTTAAAGGAGAGTGAAGATTGGGAGGCGgtgaaaaaatttgatgaaTTGGAATATAGATCCAAGTTCAATTTACCTATCCAATTGAACACAATTCCATGTGAATGTGGGTTAACTGAAGAAGTGTCAAGTTTTGATATAGTTTTGCCTGCTACCTTGGCAAACAGTATGAAAACATTTAGTTCGTTACGTAAAGTtcataatagtaataataatgacagtAATATTCATGCAAATATCAACGGGCATATAAGTAATATCAATGCAATACAAAATGCAGATGAACAAAAGAGTGATAAATCTGTTAATAAGAAGAAACAAAGGAAGCAACAAAGGAAGAAAACTAGGATTAACAAGAAACAATTGACTAAACAGTTATTGagtaaaaatgataattgTAACAATGTTAACGTTGCTAACAACACAAttgatgattattataattctTATAGCTCAAATAACGAAATTGATTTTACAGAATTATTTCTTAAAAGCCATTTCCGTACACACTCTAAACTACTAAATAATGCTGACACTGATACTACTACCATCACCAATACTAATAGTAGCATTAATAAGAATACGGATATTAATACAATATTAGCTGAAAATGGAATACCTCATCTTAAACAGCAGGTTAGTTCATATCCACATACTGTTGATCATCTTTCCTTTGGTGAAGCGTATGATAATAACAGCAACACTGAACATTTGAAAGAACTTGTAGATAGCCagaatagtaatagtattaataattctattattaacaataatgataataacaatatcagTAACGATAATAACGATAGCAATaacagtaacaataatcataatGTAGGTgatgttttaattaatgGGTTAAATGAAATGAAGATTTTGGATGATGATAAACTGTTAACATTTGAATCGACCAATATTCAGAGCAACTCTATGATAGATAcgaaacaaacaaatatttccGAATTTTTCAGCACTAAGCTTAGCACATCTAATAACCCAGATAACATAGGAATAAATACCAATCATAACATTGATGCTCTTGATCGAAATCAACAGCTGCACGAACAAGAgtataatataaacaatgAAGTATTAAATGCGAGCCATTCTATGCTGCAGGCTTTTTCAACTTCCGTTTTACCTGCTGCCCCTGCATCAGTaagtaatgataataacattaataCCAACACTAAAAACACCACTAgggataataatgaaaacgATTCAATTTTAcaagataaaaatgaaaactaTTTACATTTAGGGTTTTTGTAG
- the RPB9 gene encoding DNA-directed RNA polymerase II core subunit RPB9 (similar to Saccharomyces cerevisiae YGL070C | RPB9 | RNA Polymerase B) — protein sequence MTSFRFCRECNNMLYPREDKDNKRLLFECRSCSYVEEAGSPLVYRHELKTNIGETAGVVQDIGSDPTLPRSDKECPKCHAREDVFFQSQQRRKDTSMVLFYVCLSCAHIFTSDQKTKRTTFG from the coding sequence ATGACTAGTTTTAGATTTTGTCGTGAATGTAATAATATGCTTTATCCACGTGAagataaagataataaaaggttattatttgaatgTAGATCCTGTTCATATGTAGAAGAAGCTGGTTCTCCCTTAGTTTATAGGCAtgaattgaaaacaaatattgGTGAAACTGCTGGTGTTGTTCAAGATATTGGTAGTGATCCTACGCTACCGAGAAGTGATAAAGAATGCCCCAAATGTCACGCAAGAGAGGATGTTTTTTTCCAAAGTCAACAAAGAAGAAAGGACACTTCTatggttttattttatgtttgTTTAAGTTGTGCACATATCTTTACTAGTGATCAAAAGACAAAAAGAACCACGTTCGGTTAA
- the MNP1 gene encoding mitochondrial 54S ribosomal protein bL12m (similar to Saccharomyces cerevisiae YGL068W | MNP1 | Mitochondrial-Nucleoid Protein), with translation MLAQRQITSKLPLLAKSVTTHSVSITSFKRFNQTVSNSDPVPVDPKISKIVNDISSLTLLETSSLIQELKSKLNIPDISFPTAGAAVPSANAATPQAAAEEEAPKEEKTIFSVKLESFDAKTKAKVIKEVKTLLGLSLVEAKKFVEAAPKILKENVSKEDAEKVKKTLEGFGAKVTLE, from the coding sequence atgctAGCCCAACGTCAAATTACTTCTAAATTGCCATTATTAGCTAAATCTGTTACCACTCACTCCGTTTCAATCACTTCTTTCAAGCGATTCAATCAAACAGTCTCCAATTCTGATCCTGTCCCAGTCGATCCAAAGATCTCTAAAATAGTAAATGATATTTCCAGCTTAACTTTGCTAGAAACTTCTTCTTTAATCCAAGAATTGAAATCCAAGTTAAACATTCCTGATATTTCCTTCCCAACCGCAGGTGCTGCTGTTCCAAGTGCAAATGCTGCCACTCCTCAAGCTGCTGCTGAAGAAGAAGCTccaaaggaagaaaaaaccATCTTCTCAGTGAAACTTGAAAGTTTTGATGCCAAAACAAAAGCTAAGGTTATTAAGGAAGTAAAGACCCTATTAGGCTTATCGTTAGTCGAAGCCAAGAAGTTTGTTGAGGCTGCACCAAAGATCCTAAAGGAAAACGTTTCCAAAGAAGATGCTGAAAAGGTCAAAAAGACTTTGGAAGGCTTTGGTGCTAAAGTCACTTTAGAATGA
- the TPK2 gene encoding cAMP-dependent protein kinase catalytic subunit TPK2 (similar to Saccharomyces cerevisiae YPL203W | TPK2 | Takashi's Protein Kinase) encodes MDVLAQQQLITPDNSGSYKDDNNNNNTNTTTLLSSLLPQRSTLSKGKYNLQDFQIMRTLGTGSFGRVHLVRSVHNGRYYAIKVLKKQQIVRMKQIEHTNDERRMLKLVQHPFIIRMWGTFQDAKNLFLVMDYIEGGELFSLLRKSHRFPNPVAKFYAAEVILALEYLHSHNIIYRDLKPENILLDKNGHIKITDFGFAKEVDTVTWTLCGTPDYIAPEVIATKPYNKSVDWWSLGILIFEMLAGYTPFYDTTPIKTYEKILSGKVVYPPFFHPEVVNLLSNLITADLTRRLGNLQSGSQDIKEHPWFSEVIWEKLLAKDIETPYEPPITAGIGDTSLFDQYPEEQHLDYGIQGDDPFDQYFRDF; translated from the coding sequence atGGATGTGTTGGCACAACAACAGTTAATTACTCCTGATAATTCAGGTAGCTACAAAgatgacaataataataataataccaataccaCTACTCTTTTATCTTCACTATTACCTCAAAGATCTACTCTTTCAAAgggaaaatataatttacaggattttcaaataatgaGAACCTTGGGCACAGGATCATTTGGTAGGGTCCATTTGGTAAGAAGTGTACATAATGGAAGATACTATGccataaaagttttaaaaaagcaACAAATTGTAAGGATGAAACAAATTGAACATACTAATGACGAAAGAAGAATGTTAAAACTAGTACAGCATCCGTTTATAATTAGAATGTGGGGCACCTTTCAAGATGCCAAaaacttatttttagttatGGACTATATCGAAGGCGGAGAACTGTTTTCCTTATTACGGAAATCGCATAGGTTTCCTAATCCTGTTGCAAAATTCTATGCAGCAGAAGTGATACTAGCTCTAGAATATTTACATTCacataatattatatataggGATTTGAAACCCGAGAACATCTTGTTGGACAAAAATGGGCACATCAAAATCACCGATTTTGGTTTTGCTAAAGAGGTTGACACAGTCACTTGGACATTGTGTGGAACTCCCGATTATATTGCTCCTGAAGTAATTGCCACAAAACCATACAACAAAAGTGTTGATTGGTGGTCGTTGggtatattaatttttgaaatgtTAGCTGGGTATACTCCGTTTTATGATACCACtccaataaaaacatatgAAAAGATTTTAAGCGGTAAAGTGGTTTATCCACCATTTTTCCATCCAGAAGTGGTCAATTTACTAAGTAACTTGATAACAGCTGATTTAACTAGAAGATTAGGTAATTTACAAAGTGGTTCTCAAGATATTAAAGAACACCCCTGGTTTAGTGAAGTTATTTGGGAAAAGTTGTTGGCTAAAGATATAGAAACGCCTTACGAACCTCCTATTACCGCTGGGATCGGTGATACTTCTTTATTTGATCAATATCCAGAGGAACAACATTTAGATTACGGCATACAGGGTGATGATCCATTCGACCAATATTTCAGGGACTTTTGA
- the HRR25 gene encoding serine/threonine protein kinase HRR25 (similar to Saccharomyces cerevisiae YPL204W | HRR25 | HO and Radiation Repair) gives MDLRVGKKFRLGKKIGSGSFGDIYHGTNLISGEEVAIKLESIDSKHPQLEYESRVYKYLSGGVGIPFMRWYGREGDYNAMVIDLLGPSLEDLFNYCYRQFSLKTVIMLAIQMISRVQYIHGRSFIHRDIKPDNFLLGNGRRASTVHIIDFGLSKKYRDFNTHNHIPYRENKNLTGTARYASLNTHLGIEQSRRDDLESLGYVLIYFAKGSLPWQGLKADTKRQKYDRIMQKKMEITMDALCTGLPVEFVQYMQYCRNLTFDDRPDYIYLERLFKDLAVKLEYHNDHLFDWTLLRYTKTMLEQQQQQQGEVAVKQKKDESFSKKVREVTLAKFSNHFHYCDNTIKYHPTPEEIKGLTSDNIAVDGGNISKEQQQILANNTNNTPANYGNANVPIANNNNAGGDIWL, from the coding sequence ATGGATTTGAGAGTAGGTAAGAAGTTTAGATtaggtaaaaaaattggtagCGGTTCTTTTGGTGATATCTACCATGGTACCAATCTGATCAGTGGTGAAGAAGTTGCTATCAAGCTTGAAAGCATCGATTCTAAACATCCACAATTAGAGTATGAAAGTAGagtttataaatatttaagtGGCGGTGTTGGCATTCCCTTTATGAGATGGTATGGAAGAGAAGGAGATTACAACGCCATGGTTATCGATTTACTAGGCCCTTCATTGGAAGATTTATTTAACTATTGCTATCGACAATTTAGTCTTAAAACCGTAATTATGTTAGCTATTCAGATGATTAGTCGTGTCCAATATATTCATGGTAGATCCTTTATTCATAGAGATATTAAACCTGATAATTTCTTATTGGGTAATGGTAGAAGGGCTTCCACTGTAcatattattgattttggtTTAAGTAAAAAGTACAGAGATTTTAATACACATAACCATATTCCATATagggaaaacaaaaatttaaccGGTACAGCTAGATATGCTTCTTTAAACACGCATTTGGGTATTGAACAAAGCAGAAGAGATGATCTAGAAAGTTTAGGCTATgtgttaatttattttgctAAGGGATCTTTGCCATGGCAAGGATTAAAAGCTGATACTAAGAGACAAAAATATGATCGTATCATGCAGaagaaaatggaaattactATGGATGCTTTGTGTACCGGTTTACCAGTGGAATTTGTACAATATATGCAATACTGCAGAAATTTAACCTTTGATGATAGACCAGATTATATCTATTTAgaaagattatttaaagatTTAGCTGTTAAATTAGAATATCACAATGATCACCTATTTGATTGGACTTTACTAAGATACACTAAAACCATGTTGgagcaacagcaacagcagcaaGGTGAAGTTGCTGTTAAGCAAAAGAAGGATGAatcattttccaaaaaagtACGTGAGGTTACTTTGGCCAAGTTTTCGAACCATTTCCATTATTGTGATAATACTATCAAATATCATCCAACTCCGGAAGAAATTAAAGGTTTGACTAGCGATAACATTGCTGTTGATGGTGGTAATATTAGTAAGgagcaacaacaaattttagcaaacaatactaataacacACCAGCTAACTATGGCAATGCTAATGTTCCGATagccaataataacaatgctGGTGGTGATATTTGGTTATAA
- the PGC1 gene encoding phosphatidylglycerol phospholipase (similar to Saccharomyces cerevisiae YPL206C | PGC1 | Phosphatidyl Glycerol phospholipase C): MTNSTTITPPLIMGHRGFKENETPENSLLAFKKAYQTGSVDIIETDVQLTSDGEVIICHDGTTGRMYSKDLIISQTSLEDITSDTVHIREHPTLKILTLKQLLQWMISLDDSNSSKLKLLLDIKFTLDKIVLIKIYRTMMDLKPNREYWTSRIMFGIWNLDWFEFGYKSNIFNQFDVVNITLNMSTPIQIINYVQQERNNNPHSSCKLFGVSIHFASTWTDVFQKQLLPLLLANNIKLILWTVNELKYIDYYVPKSVIYAICTDKPLTFHNILLKKEAINLTEIKPWRYFDFKLNFIYWIYWFLTNYIFTDFGTKTLISFRGNNVSILSLFIAFCKAVHFL, translated from the coding sequence ATGACTAACTCAACCACCATTACGCCCCCATTGATTATGGGCCACAGAggttttaaagaaaatgaaaccCCTGAAAACTCCCTGTTAGCCTTTAAAAAAGCATATCAAACCGGTTCTGTTGACATTATAGAAACAGACGTCCAATTGACTTCAGATGGTGAAGTCATTATATGTCATGATGGCACTACTGGTAGGATGTATTCCAAggatttaattatttcaCAAACCTCACTTGAGGACATCACAAGCGATACCGTGCATATCAGAGAACACCCAACTTTAAAGATCTTAActttaaaacaattattgCAATGGATGATCTCTTTGGATGATAGTAACAGTTCAAAGTTGAAATTACTATTAGACATCAAATTTACCCTTGATAAAATAGTTTTAATCAAGATTTACAGAACTATGATGGATTTGAAACCTAACAGGGAATATTGGACGAGTCGTATTATGTTTGGTATTTGGAACCTTGATTGGTTTGAATTTGGTTATAAgagtaatattttcaatcaaTTCGATGTAGTTAATATCACATTGAATATGTCAACTCcaatacaaataattaattatgTTCAACAGGAAAGAAACAATAACCCGCATTCTTCTTGTAAGTTGTTTGGTGTTAGCATTCATTTTGCATCCACTTGGACTGACGTTTTCCAAAAACAATTGCTGCCACTGTTATTAGccaacaatattaaattgATTTTGTGGACTGTTAACGAATTAAAATACATCGATTATTATGTTCCAAAGTCGGTTATCTATGCTATTTGTACCGACAAACCTTTAACCTTTCACAACATACTGTTGAAAAAGGAGGCAATTAATCTGACCGAAATAAAACCATGGcgttattttgattttaaattaaactttatttattggatTTATTGGTTCTTAACCAATTACATTTTCACTGACTTTGGTACTAAGACTTTGATTTCATTCAGAGGTAATAATGTATCTATATTATCTCTTTTCATTGCTTTTTGTAAAGCTGTTCACTttctataa
- the SGF73 gene encoding deubiquitination module subunit SGF73 (similar to Saccharomyces cerevisiae YGL066W | SGF73 | SaGa associated Factor 73 kDa), which yields MTLSDTVANQVIASVKESSPLPLPQKPTDDNTNKKVAPGWHNLNLIVKQNQQQEKPQGEEHDTDTNNWKQQLFNPNTTILDNPIENGLEYRVCNKCGKPISLNVIAQHIENNCGPIPINLPASTGTTDTATSNDKTSTEKVKDHNTTGKRQRLKTEHESTKSSATDPPTSPPKKKRTKNKAIVTDGIIDLDKQCGAELPNNMGQCGRSLTCKTHSMGAKRGVIGRSKPFDILLAQYQKDNKLKITVGAATKAQLEQEENGIVVSTTDNGNSNSNADNEDATANLLKNKSTRKYTKTKNADATTAVKKGNPGRKPKDPSIKRKTAEEKQLLKKQKQQLKKQQHLLKQQEKKRVKQQQKLLQKQQQQLLKQQQQKQQQLQQQKHILTTDEETNMVLNGISRSLPLPLENYVLTSTRIRTKNFRMRQMFGSAFNIKPGYSKPGFGQINGRVGLLDIDKTFDYTFRIKTPQLLNIPSSMNNTSPNITNNNNTSGNTNINGVNANGANNNNNSNISTLPMTVVNSNNINNTNMNMANLSPQQIQILQQKKIKNAQLGQQQPQNVPTTSKNNGASPLSQQAKVESFINYNNTNTNTLTTTTTTTTTTNNNNTKGNADKLNNTVATTDSNVPNVSVNSNSNKNNSLTSVDSSLKMGTAINSPPLNNMAAPTAPITDNNTNNHNNSNNVGTPVNIGIKSPFTHTPK from the coding sequence atgacATTAAGTGATACTGTAGCTAATCAAGTAATTGCATCCGTAAAGGAAAGTTCACCACTTCCACTACCGCAAAAACCAACAGACGATAATACCAACAAAAAAGTTGCCCCAGGCTGGCATAATCTGAATTTAATagtaaaacaaaatcaacAACAGGAAAAACCACAGGGTGAAGAACATGATACTGATACTAATAACTGGAAACAACAACTATTCAACCCAAATACTACCATTTTAGATAATCCTATTGAAAATGGATTAGAATATAGAGTTTGCAATAAATGTGGGAAACCCATAAGCTTGAACGTGATTGCTCAACatatagaaaataattgCGGTCCTATACCTATCAACCTCCCTGCCTCAACTGGTACTACTGATACTGCCACCTCAAATGACAAAACTTCCACGGAAAAAGTCAAAGATCACAACACCACCGGTAAAAGACAACGCTTGAAAACAGAACACGAATCAACTAAATCTTCAGCAACAGATCCTCCAACATCTCCAcctaaaaagaaaagaactaaaaataaagccaTTGTAACGGATGGGATAATAGATTTGGACAAACAATGCGGTGCAGAATTGCCTAACAATATGGGGCAGTGTGGTAGATCATTAACTTGTAAAACACATTCTATGGGTGCCAAAAGAGGTGTGATTGGAAGATCTAAGCCCTTTGACATATTACTAGCTCAATATCAAAAGGACAACAAGTTAAAAATTACTGTTGGTGCCGCTACCAAGGCACAATTAGAACAAGAGGAAAATGGTATTGTTGTATCGACAACCGATAATGGCAATAGCAACTCGAACGCTGATAATGAGGATGCTACAGCTAACCTATTAAAGAATAAATCCACAAGAAAGTATactaaaactaaaaatgcTGACGCCACTACTGCTGTTAAGAAGGGTAATCCCGGTAGAAAACCTAAAGATCCATctataaaaaggaaaacagCCGAGGAAAAacaactattaaaaaaacaaaaacaacagtTGAAAAAACAGCAACACTTATTGAAAcaacaggaaaaaaaaagagtaaaACAACAGCAGAAATTATTGCAAaagcagcagcaacaactattaaaacaacaacagcaaaaacaacaacaactacaGCAACAGAAGCATATTTTAACAACAGATGAAGAAACTAATATGGTTTTAAATGGTATTTCGAGATCTTTACCGTTGCCTTTGGAAAATTATGTTTTAACTTCTACCAGAATACGTACCAAAAACTTTAGAATGCGTCAAATGTTTGGTTCTGCGTTTAATATCAAGCCAGGTTATTCAAAACCAGGATTTGGCCAAATAAATGGAAGAGTCGGTCTTTTGGATATAGATAAAACTTTTGATTATACCTTCCGTATTAAAACACCTCAATTGCTGAATATTCCATCGTCTATGAATAACACTAGCCCAAACAtaacaaacaataataacacatctggtaatactaatattaatggTGTTAATGCCAATGGTgccaataacaacaacaatagtaatatttcTACTCTACCAATGACTGTCgttaatagtaataatattaacaacaCAAACATGAATATGGCCAATTTGTCTCCTCAACAAATTCAGATattacaacaaaaaaaaataaaaaatgcaCAACTTGGTCAGCAGCAACCTCAAAACGTACCAACTacatcaaaaaataatggtgCGTCGCCACTATCTCAACAAGCAAAAGTCGAAAgctttataaattataataatactaataccaatactcttactactactactactactactactactactaataataataatactaaggGAAATGCAGATAAACTTAATAACACTGTGGCAACCACTGATTCCAATGTTCCCAATGTGTCTGTTAATAGCAATAGCAACAAGAATAATTCTTTAACTTCAGTCGATTCTTCTCTTAAAATGGGTACTGCAATCAATAGTCCACCATTAAATAACATGGCTGCCCCTACTGCTCCTAttactgataataatacaaacaatcataataatagcaataatgtGGGAACTCCAGTAAATATCGGTATAAAAAGTCCATTCACACATACACCAAAATAA